One window of the Flavobacteriaceae bacterium YJPT1-3 genome contains the following:
- the ubiE gene encoding bifunctional demethylmenaquinone methyltransferase/2-methoxy-6-polyprenyl-1,4-benzoquinol methylase UbiE, whose protein sequence is MDDKVTPYTSQKGSKKEQVEQMFDTISNEYDGLNRVISLGVDVKWRKKVVQIVTDRNPATVLDIATGTGDLAIQIAQCAPKAQVIGLDISNGMLDVGRKKINAAKLDHQITMVQADSEALPFENDHFDAITVAFGVRNFEHLEKGLSEILRVLKTGGIFVVLETAVPTKFPFKQGYTFYSNYILPTIGKLFSKDRHAYSYLSKSAAVFPHGERFNNILKKIGFTKVENMPQTFGVASIYKASK, encoded by the coding sequence ATGGACGATAAGGTTACGCCCTATACCTCTCAGAAAGGTTCTAAAAAAGAACAGGTCGAGCAAATGTTCGACACTATTTCTAATGAATACGACGGACTCAATCGTGTCATTAGCCTGGGTGTTGACGTCAAATGGCGGAAAAAAGTCGTACAGATAGTCACTGACCGCAATCCGGCTACTGTGCTCGATATCGCCACCGGTACCGGTGATCTCGCCATTCAAATCGCCCAGTGCGCTCCTAAAGCCCAGGTCATTGGTCTTGATATTTCCAACGGTATGCTGGACGTAGGACGAAAGAAAATCAATGCGGCGAAGCTGGACCATCAAATAACCATGGTTCAGGCCGACTCAGAGGCCTTGCCTTTTGAAAACGATCATTTTGACGCCATTACGGTAGCTTTTGGAGTGCGTAATTTCGAACATTTGGAAAAAGGACTGTCTGAAATTTTACGGGTACTTAAAACCGGAGGCATCTTCGTTGTTCTCGAAACCGCCGTACCTACCAAGTTTCCTTTCAAACAAGGCTATACCTTCTATAGCAATTACATTCTACCCACCATTGGCAAACTCTTCTCTAAGGACAGACACGCCTATTCCTACCTGAGTAAAAGCGCTGCTGTCTTTCCACACGGAGAGCGTTTCAACAATATTTTAAAGAAAATCGGGTTTACTAAAGTGGAAAATATGCCGCAAACCTTTGGGGTTGCTTCCATTTACAAAGCCTCAAAATAA
- a CDS encoding acyl-CoA desaturase, translating into MENTIRFSRTDSAKFFRTLNKRVNDYFKENNIKRTGNWKLYLKAVVMFSLYLVPYFLFLTLDLPTWAQILLTLTMGVGMAGVGMNVMHDGNHGSFSSKKWVNKLMGSSIYILAGNVYNWKVQHNVLHHTYTNIHGHDEDLEAGRVLRFSKHGKWHRFHRFQHYYSILLYGLLTINWAITTDFFQMRRYLKRKLSHGNLPNPKKEWSTLVITKIIYVSMWIVIPMIFVDLAWWKILIGFVIMHYTAGLILSVVFQLAHVVDETEMPLPDQSGTMKNTWAIHQLFTTVNFSTKNRIVNWFTGGLNHQVEHHIFPHISHIHYTKISKIVKETAKEFNLPYHEYKTTRKAILAHFQYLRDMGMQPAQVA; encoded by the coding sequence ATGGAAAATACAATTCGCTTCTCACGCACAGACTCCGCCAAGTTCTTCAGAACACTCAACAAGCGGGTCAATGATTATTTTAAAGAAAACAACATCAAACGCACCGGAAACTGGAAACTGTACCTGAAAGCAGTAGTCATGTTCTCCCTTTATTTAGTGCCATACTTCTTATTCCTGACCTTAGACCTACCTACCTGGGCGCAAATCCTATTGACCCTGACCATGGGTGTTGGTATGGCGGGAGTGGGTATGAATGTCATGCATGACGGGAACCACGGTTCCTTTTCCAGCAAAAAATGGGTAAACAAACTCATGGGAAGCAGCATATACATCCTGGCCGGAAATGTCTATAACTGGAAGGTGCAGCACAATGTGCTACATCACACCTATACCAATATCCACGGTCATGACGAAGATCTTGAGGCCGGACGCGTATTGCGCTTTTCCAAGCACGGCAAGTGGCATCGCTTCCACCGTTTTCAGCACTATTATTCCATCCTTTTGTATGGATTGTTGACCATCAACTGGGCGATCACTACCGACTTTTTCCAGATGCGTCGCTACCTGAAACGCAAGCTTTCCCACGGGAATCTGCCTAATCCCAAAAAGGAATGGAGCACCCTCGTCATTACCAAGATCATCTACGTTTCCATGTGGATCGTTATCCCTATGATCTTTGTCGATCTGGCCTGGTGGAAAATTCTGATCGGTTTTGTGATCATGCATTATACTGCCGGTTTGATTTTGAGCGTTGTCTTTCAACTGGCGCACGTGGTCGATGAAACCGAAATGCCCCTACCGGATCAAAGCGGTACCATGAAGAATACCTGGGCTATCCATCAATTGTTCACCACGGTCAATTTCTCGACCAAGAACCGCATTGTGAATTGGTTTACCGGCGGACTCAATCATCAGGTGGAGCACCACATCTTTCCGCACATCAGTCATATTCACTATACCAAGATCTCTAAAATCGTGAAAGAGACGGCTAAGGAGTTCAATCTGCCATATCACGAATATAAAACCACGCGTAAAGCCATACTTGCCCATTTCCAATATCTCAGAGATATGGGAATGCAGCCGGCTCAGGTCGCCTAA
- a CDS encoding potassium transporter TrkG yields MPFLNHKIILHLMGLLLLFNGGFMLIAALVSFLYEDGVGLSITSAGLLTLFLGTFLMFTTRNHKKEIQKREGYIIVTFGWLFMSLSGTLPYLISGAIPTFTNAFFETISGYTTTGATILDDIEVLPEGILFWRSMTHWIGGMGIIVLAVAILPLLGIGGMQLFAAEAPGPSADKLHPRITDTAKRLWLIYFSYTLIETLALKFAGMSFFDAINHAMSTLSTGGFSTKNASIAHWNDRPAIQYIIILFMFLAGTNFVLSYFAFKGKISRIFQDEEFKTYATVILGFATLAAIVIILHADPSISSIDHPMIFGEYESAIRHGLFQVLAIVTTTGFVTADYTLWAPVLTVIFFGMMFLGGSAGSTSGGIKIVRHFVTIRNALLEFKRTLHPNAILPVRYNGRSIPRGIVYNILAFFILYMLSWIIGATVLGFMGLDLITALGGAASALGNVGPAFGDLGPVNNFNGLPMMAKWWCTFLMLIGRLELFTVLILLTPFFWRNR; encoded by the coding sequence ATGCCGTTTCTCAATCACAAAATCATTTTGCATCTCATGGGACTGCTATTGCTCTTCAATGGTGGTTTTATGCTGATTGCGGCTTTGGTGAGTTTTCTCTATGAGGACGGGGTGGGTCTCTCCATCACTTCTGCCGGTTTGTTGACCCTGTTTTTGGGGACCTTCCTCATGTTCACCACCCGCAACCATAAAAAGGAAATTCAGAAACGGGAAGGCTATATCATCGTAACCTTTGGTTGGTTATTTATGTCTCTAAGCGGAACCTTACCCTACCTGATCAGTGGCGCTATCCCTACTTTTACCAATGCCTTTTTTGAAACCATCAGCGGATACACCACCACTGGGGCGACCATACTGGATGATATAGAAGTCCTGCCGGAAGGTATCCTTTTCTGGCGGAGCATGACTCATTGGATCGGAGGAATGGGAATCATTGTTTTGGCAGTGGCTATCCTGCCGTTATTGGGCATTGGGGGTATGCAGTTATTTGCTGCCGAAGCTCCCGGCCCCAGCGCTGATAAGCTCCATCCACGGATTACAGATACGGCCAAGAGATTGTGGTTGATCTATTTCAGCTATACGCTGATCGAGACTCTGGCCCTGAAATTCGCCGGGATGTCGTTTTTTGATGCGATCAATCATGCCATGAGCACCTTGTCTACAGGAGGTTTTTCCACCAAAAATGCCAGTATCGCCCACTGGAACGATCGTCCGGCTATTCAATACATCATCATCCTCTTTATGTTTTTGGCGGGAACGAATTTCGTCTTGAGCTATTTTGCATTCAAAGGGAAGATCAGTCGTATTTTTCAGGATGAAGAATTTAAAACCTATGCCACGGTCATCCTTGGATTCGCCACGCTGGCTGCCATCGTGATCATTCTCCATGCCGATCCTTCCATTTCTTCCATTGACCATCCCATGATCTTTGGGGAGTATGAGAGCGCCATTCGTCACGGACTCTTTCAGGTACTGGCCATAGTAACAACTACAGGTTTTGTAACGGCGGATTATACGCTCTGGGCACCGGTATTAACTGTTATCTTTTTCGGAATGATGTTCTTAGGCGGGTCTGCAGGATCGACCTCCGGAGGGATTAAAATCGTTCGGCATTTTGTGACTATTCGCAATGCCCTACTTGAATTCAAACGAACCCTGCATCCCAATGCTATCCTGCCTGTTCGCTACAACGGACGCTCCATTCCGCGAGGGATTGTGTACAATATTCTTGCCTTCTTTATTCTCTACATGTTGAGTTGGATCATTGGAGCCACCGTGCTCGGATTTATGGGCTTGGATCTGATTACGGCTTTAGGAGGTGCGGCTTCGGCACTGGGCAACGTGGGTCCAGCCTTTGGTGATCTGGGGCCGGTCAATAATTTTAACGGATTGCCCATGATGGCCAAGTGGTGGTGTACATTTTTAATGCTCATTGGTCGTCTTGAATTGTTTACAGTACTTATATTACTGACCCCGTTTTTTTGGAGAAATAGATAA
- a CDS encoding OmpA family protein, which yields MRALIAILLLIGFGLLVHYGWKNNQHQAERYYELGAIHEAQRKQASEDHGPMAFYWEEVIPSTNDSLKIWLETYTSGMQAGRRLVIAAPYFRNERNLTDFENLGMARAYAIQQLIKEDIPEELTEIKGYPLDFYAEAKQEPLTQIRLDWRIRNENIVELEEGALIYFPKNSYDREMTQNIKDYLQRVVKALENNQKKVILTGYTDNVGSAQSNQNISRLRAERIKQELVSLGVDADRIFTQGAGMENPIASNTTEAGRHENRRVELKIQ from the coding sequence ATGAGAGCCCTTATCGCCATTCTACTGCTTATCGGATTTGGACTGTTGGTCCATTACGGCTGGAAAAACAACCAACACCAGGCGGAGCGCTATTATGAACTTGGAGCGATCCATGAAGCCCAGCGCAAACAAGCTTCAGAAGATCACGGCCCTATGGCCTTCTATTGGGAAGAAGTCATCCCGTCGACCAATGACTCCTTAAAAATTTGGCTCGAGACCTACACCTCGGGTATGCAAGCCGGCAGGCGTTTGGTCATCGCCGCACCCTATTTTCGAAATGAGCGCAATCTGACCGATTTTGAGAATTTGGGCATGGCCAGAGCCTACGCCATACAGCAATTGATCAAAGAAGATATTCCTGAAGAACTGACTGAAATTAAAGGCTATCCTCTGGATTTTTATGCAGAAGCTAAACAAGAGCCGCTCACTCAGATCCGGCTTGACTGGCGTATCCGCAATGAGAATATCGTAGAGCTGGAAGAAGGTGCCTTGATCTATTTTCCCAAGAACAGTTACGACCGGGAAATGACGCAAAATATCAAAGACTACTTACAAAGAGTGGTGAAGGCCCTGGAAAACAATCAGAAAAAAGTGATCCTGACCGGCTATACGGACAATGTGGGCAGTGCCCAATCCAACCAAAATATCAGCAGACTAAGAGCCGAACGGATCAAACAGGAGTTGGTCTCCCTGGGCGTTGATGCTGATCGCATATTTACTCAGGGCGCCGGTATGGAAAATCCTATAGCCAGTAATACGACTGAGGCAGGACGACACGAGAATCGACGCGTAGAACTTAAAATTCAATAG
- a CDS encoding pyridoxal phosphate-dependent aminotransferase: MTILSDRINALETSATLAMAAKARELREQGKDIIGLSLGEPDFGTPDFIQEAAIQAVKDGYNSYTPVDGYVELKDAIIKKFKRDNQLTYDRSQIVVSTGAKQSLYNLAQVCLNDGDEVILPCPYWVSYRDIVQLAGGIAVEVQTGIETDFKMTAAQLEAAITPKTKMLWYSSPCNPSGSIYSKKELEALAEVLEKHPQIIVVSDEIYEHINYVGDHVSMAQLPSMYDRTVTVNGMAKAFAMTGWRIGYLGGPTTIARACNKIQGQVTSGANCIAQRASITGLEADPSKIQYMVDQFKERRTLILDLLKEIPGFQCNEPEGAFYVFPDISYYFGKTLKGQTIQNATDFSMFLLEHALVATVTGDAFGGPNCIRISYAASQENIKEAIERIKNALS, encoded by the coding sequence ATGACTATACTTTCTGACAGAATTAATGCGCTGGAAACCTCAGCCACGCTGGCTATGGCCGCCAAAGCTCGCGAGCTTCGCGAACAAGGTAAAGACATCATTGGCCTGAGTTTAGGAGAACCTGACTTTGGGACGCCTGACTTTATTCAAGAGGCTGCTATTCAAGCCGTAAAAGACGGCTACAACTCCTATACGCCCGTAGACGGCTATGTGGAATTGAAAGACGCCATCATAAAGAAGTTTAAGCGAGACAATCAACTGACCTATGATCGATCACAGATCGTGGTTTCCACCGGTGCCAAGCAATCGCTCTATAATTTAGCTCAAGTGTGTCTTAACGATGGCGACGAGGTCATCTTACCCTGTCCTTATTGGGTCAGCTATCGTGACATTGTGCAGTTGGCGGGCGGTATAGCGGTAGAAGTGCAAACCGGTATTGAAACCGATTTCAAGATGACCGCGGCTCAACTGGAAGCAGCCATCACCCCGAAGACCAAAATGCTTTGGTACAGTTCGCCCTGCAACCCCAGCGGTTCCATTTACAGTAAAAAAGAATTAGAGGCACTGGCGGAGGTCCTGGAAAAACATCCTCAAATCATCGTGGTCAGTGATGAGATCTATGAACATATCAATTATGTGGGTGATCATGTGAGCATGGCTCAACTTCCGAGCATGTATGACCGTACCGTGACCGTAAATGGGATGGCTAAGGCCTTTGCCATGACCGGATGGAGAATTGGTTACCTGGGCGGACCGACTACCATTGCCCGGGCCTGTAATAAAATTCAAGGCCAGGTCACCAGCGGAGCGAATTGCATTGCCCAGCGTGCCTCCATCACCGGATTGGAAGCAGACCCGTCTAAGATCCAGTACATGGTCGATCAATTTAAAGAGCGTCGCACCTTAATCCTGGACTTATTAAAAGAGATTCCAGGTTTTCAATGCAATGAACCGGAAGGCGCTTTTTATGTATTCCCGGATATTTCCTATTACTTCGGTAAAACCTTAAAAGGTCAAACCATTCAAAATGCTACTGATTTTTCCATGTTTCTGTTGGAACACGCCCTGGTCGCTACTGTGACCGGAGATGCCTTTGGAGGCCCTAATTGCATCCGTATTTCCTATGCTGCGAGTCAGGAAAATATCAAGGAGGCCATTGAACGAATCAAGAATGCCTTAAGCTGA
- a CDS encoding porin family protein codes for MRNILAVLFFALIGSASSAQLFSKERLANLETFDARTFTFGYYLGINNYDFKFIYENETGNADIFTERQTGFNVGLVGDMRLNEFMNLRLEPGLVFNKRVLTFPGDFEFPEMAVREVPSTYVYVPLLLKVSTKRLNNFKPFVVGGFSYAYNLSSNQDNPDDNLAGEFRMKTNTVYYELGLGIDLYLYYFKFTPSIRGVFSLSDELVPDEDPNSIYTSNIDQMLSRGVFINFTFQ; via the coding sequence ATGAGAAATATCCTTGCAGTGCTCTTCTTTGCACTGATCGGTTCAGCAAGTTCAGCCCAATTGTTCAGCAAAGAGCGTCTGGCCAATCTGGAAACCTTTGATGCCAGAACCTTTACTTTTGGATATTACCTGGGGATCAATAATTACGATTTCAAGTTTATCTACGAAAACGAGACCGGCAATGCTGATATTTTCACAGAACGACAAACCGGATTTAACGTAGGTCTGGTAGGCGACATGCGTCTGAACGAATTCATGAATTTACGCCTGGAGCCTGGACTGGTGTTCAACAAACGCGTACTGACCTTCCCCGGAGACTTTGAGTTTCCTGAAATGGCGGTACGTGAAGTTCCCAGCACTTATGTTTACGTCCCCCTCTTACTGAAAGTTTCGACCAAACGGTTAAATAATTTTAAGCCCTTCGTGGTTGGTGGTTTTTCCTACGCGTATAACCTAAGTAGCAATCAGGATAATCCGGATGACAACCTCGCCGGTGAATTTCGGATGAAGACCAATACGGTCTATTACGAATTGGGTCTTGGGATCGATCTTTACCTCTATTATTTCAAATTCACCCCCAGCATCCGTGGGGTATTTTCATTGAGTGATGAACTGGTCCCCGATGAAGATCCCAACAGCATCTATACCAGCAATATTGATCAGATGTTATCGCGGGGGGTATTTATCAATTTTACCTTCCAGTAA
- the trkA gene encoding Trk system potassium transporter TrkA produces MKIIIAGAGEVGFHLAKLLSFESQDITLIDTNKESLAYADSHLDIRTIKGDATSLAVLKDARIDGSDLLICVTQSETTNITSCVLAKQLGAKRTIARISNTEFIENKDELGFSRFGIDELISPESLAATEIGLLLDQSAFSDTHVFEDGAITMIGTTLSARAPFVGKMVKEAAKIFPELHFMPIAIQRFGTQYTLIPRGDTVFKEGDLVYFMTIAGGVEELYKLTGKVRQEIKNVMILGGSKIGYKTARDLCSNSFNVKLIERDKDKAYDLADLLPKALVINGDGRNVELLDEESVYDMDAFIAVTGNSETNIMSCLVAKSKSVKKTIALVENMDYFQLSHSIGIDTLINKKLLAANNIFRYVRKGDVVAMTKLNNMNAEIVEFIPKPNSQVVGKFIRDLDFPRSATIGGVVRDGEGIIALGDFKIQAGDRVVVCCLPRSINRVERMFT; encoded by the coding sequence ATGAAAATTATAATTGCCGGTGCCGGGGAGGTAGGATTTCATCTTGCCAAACTTCTTTCCTTTGAATCCCAAGACATCACCCTCATTGATACCAACAAAGAAAGTCTCGCCTACGCCGATTCCCATTTGGATATTCGGACCATCAAAGGCGACGCGACTTCGCTTGCTGTGCTCAAGGATGCGCGCATTGATGGTAGTGATCTGCTGATCTGTGTCACTCAAAGTGAAACCACCAATATTACGTCTTGTGTACTGGCGAAGCAGTTAGGGGCCAAACGTACCATTGCGCGAATTTCCAACACCGAGTTTATTGAGAATAAAGACGAATTGGGTTTCAGCCGCTTCGGTATTGATGAACTCATCTCACCAGAAAGTCTGGCGGCAACAGAAATTGGGTTATTGCTCGATCAGTCTGCGTTTAGCGATACTCATGTTTTTGAAGATGGCGCCATCACCATGATCGGGACTACACTGTCGGCCCGAGCCCCCTTCGTGGGTAAAATGGTCAAAGAAGCCGCAAAGATCTTTCCTGAACTCCATTTTATGCCCATCGCCATTCAGCGATTTGGAACTCAATACACCCTGATTCCGCGCGGGGATACAGTCTTTAAGGAAGGGGACCTGGTTTACTTTATGACCATTGCCGGGGGAGTGGAAGAGCTGTATAAACTGACCGGTAAGGTGCGTCAGGAGATTAAAAACGTGATGATTTTAGGGGGGAGTAAGATCGGGTACAAAACCGCTAGAGACCTCTGCTCCAATTCATTCAATGTCAAATTGATCGAACGGGATAAAGACAAGGCCTATGACCTGGCAGACCTCTTGCCCAAGGCTTTGGTGATCAACGGAGACGGGCGTAATGTGGAGCTGCTTGACGAAGAAAGCGTGTATGATATGGACGCTTTCATCGCTGTGACCGGGAACAGTGAAACCAATATCATGTCCTGTCTGGTAGCCAAGTCAAAAAGCGTTAAGAAAACGATCGCTTTGGTGGAGAACATGGACTACTTCCAGCTCTCTCACAGTATTGGGATCGATACCTTGATCAATAAAAAGTTATTGGCGGCCAATAATATCTTTCGCTATGTGCGAAAGGGAGATGTCGTGGCCATGACCAAGCTCAACAATATGAATGCGGAGATCGTCGAGTTTATCCCGAAACCCAATTCGCAGGTGGTCGGTAAATTTATTCGAGATCTCGATTTTCCACGATCGGCTACCATTGGTGGGGTCGTACGCGACGGAGAAGGGATCATCGCTTTGGGAGACTTTAAAATTCAAGCAGGTGATCGCGTAGTGGTCTGCTGTTTGCCGCGTTCGATCAATCGAGTAGAACGGATGTTCACCTAA
- a CDS encoding RNA methyltransferase translates to MVSKSQLKHISGLARKKNRQQSRQFIVEGIKSINEFIQSGFSMEQIFALERAREEINSDQITSVSESELKKMSQLTTPQKALAVVNIKAWSSSRQQGLKLALDEVRDPGNLGTIIRLCDWFGIDQLICAIGTVDCYNPKVVQATMGSLSRVQVHYVDLPIYLKAATKPIYGAFMEGASVYEENLQEDAILVLGNEANGISPAVAKVITKKLSIPAFGESHNTESLNVAAASAILLSEFKRRSFTGR, encoded by the coding sequence ATGGTAAGCAAAAGTCAATTAAAACATATATCTGGCCTGGCCCGTAAAAAGAACAGACAGCAATCCCGGCAATTTATTGTTGAAGGAATTAAGAGCATCAATGAGTTTATTCAATCGGGATTTAGCATGGAGCAAATCTTTGCGTTGGAGCGTGCCCGGGAGGAGATCAATTCAGACCAGATAACCTCAGTTTCTGAATCGGAATTGAAAAAAATGAGTCAATTGACTACGCCTCAAAAAGCGCTGGCTGTGGTGAATATCAAAGCCTGGTCGTCCTCCCGTCAGCAGGGACTGAAATTGGCTTTAGATGAGGTGCGAGACCCGGGAAATCTGGGGACTATAATCCGGCTGTGTGATTGGTTTGGGATCGACCAATTGATTTGCGCCATCGGTACGGTGGACTGTTATAATCCCAAGGTAGTGCAGGCCACCATGGGCTCCCTGAGTCGGGTGCAGGTACATTATGTGGATCTGCCTATTTATTTGAAGGCAGCGACCAAGCCCATCTACGGTGCATTTATGGAGGGGGCATCCGTCTATGAAGAAAATCTGCAAGAGGATGCTATTTTAGTGCTGGGGAATGAAGCCAACGGTATTTCTCCCGCTGTCGCGAAAGTGATCACTAAGAAATTATCAATTCCTGCCTTTGGCGAAAGCCATAACACTGAAAGCCTGAATGTTGCCGCAGCCTCAGCCATTCTGCTTAGTGAATTTAAGCGCAGGTCGTTTACTGGAAGGTAA
- a CDS encoding YpdA family putative bacillithiol disulfide reductase, translating to MNEQKTYQLIIIGAGPIGLACAIEAEKEGLEYIVLEKGVLVNSLYSFPEQMTFFSTSNLLEIGDVPFVAHSDKPTRKEALEYYRRVHESWDLQINLYTEVQGMERQANGNYEIQTNRGSFHTQAVIVCTGFYDTARMLEVPGEDLPKVKHFYDSPHPYVNQDVLVVGAANSACDVALETYYKGANVTMAIRGDSIYEKTKYWIKPNIENRIKEGSIKAYFNSTVKEITPRTVVLNTPDGEVTLPNDFVLAMIGYKPDYSLFDQLGLPIADDEARTPIHDEETLETPMENVYVAGVINAGLNTSKLFIENTREHAPRILQSLKAKVKV from the coding sequence ATGAATGAGCAGAAAACGTATCAGTTAATCATCATTGGAGCCGGACCCATAGGTTTGGCTTGTGCTATTGAAGCCGAAAAGGAAGGTTTGGAGTACATTGTGCTGGAGAAAGGGGTATTGGTGAATTCTTTATACAGTTTCCCGGAACAAATGACCTTTTTCTCGACCTCTAATCTCCTGGAAATAGGCGATGTTCCTTTTGTGGCCCATAGTGACAAGCCTACGCGTAAAGAGGCCCTGGAATACTACCGTCGGGTACACGAGAGCTGGGATCTCCAGATCAACTTGTACACCGAAGTGCAGGGCATGGAGCGACAAGCCAATGGGAATTACGAAATCCAAACCAATCGAGGCAGCTTCCACACCCAGGCAGTCATCGTGTGTACCGGTTTCTACGATACGGCACGTATGCTGGAAGTACCTGGAGAAGACCTGCCTAAGGTCAAGCATTTCTATGACAGTCCGCACCCTTATGTCAATCAGGATGTGCTGGTGGTTGGTGCTGCTAATTCTGCCTGTGATGTGGCTTTAGAAACCTATTATAAAGGAGCGAATGTGACCATGGCGATTCGCGGCGACTCTATTTATGAGAAGACCAAATACTGGATCAAACCCAATATCGAAAATCGAATTAAAGAAGGTTCCATCAAAGCGTATTTCAACAGTACGGTCAAAGAGATCACTCCGCGTACCGTGGTACTCAACACTCCGGATGGGGAAGTGACTTTGCCCAACGATTTTGTACTCGCCATGATCGGATACAAACCGGATTATAGTTTATTCGATCAGTTGGGATTGCCCATAGCCGATGATGAGGCGCGAACGCCTATCCATGATGAAGAAACTCTGGAAACCCCTATGGAGAATGTCTATGTGGCAGGGGTCATCAATGCGGGTCTGAACACCAGTAAACTGTTTATCGAGAATACCCGGGAGCACGCTCCTCGTATCTTACAGTCGTTAAAGGCCAAGGTTAAGGTCTAA